Proteins encoded by one window of Quadrisphaera setariae:
- the ffh gene encoding signal recognition particle protein — MFSSLSDRLTATFKGLRGKGRLTEADVDTTVREIRRALLEADVALPVVRAFTGSIRERALSAEVSQALNPAQQIVKIVNEELIGVLGGQTRRLRFAKNPPTVIMLAGLQGAGKTTLAGKLGKHLKDTGHTPLLVACDLQRPNAVTQLQVVGQRAGVEVFAPEPGNGVGNPVEVARRGVEHARDKQYDVVVVDTAGRLGVDAEMMQQASDIREATQPDEVLFVVDAMIGQDALAVAQAFQEGVDLTGVVLTKLDGDARGGAALSVATTTGRPVLFASTGEGLADFEVFHPDRMASRILDMGDVLTLIEQAERAFDAKESAALASRFEAGEDFTLEDFLTQMQALKKMGPLNKVLGMLPGMGAMKDQLDELASDGAMKRIEAIVRSMTPLERHNSKVLNGSRRARIARGSGVEVSEVNQLIDRFTEAQKVMRAMRAKGGGGLAGALGGMGGGPGGGMAGLAGGKKSRGRTQALQGKKSKAGKSGNPAKRAEQERAASEKALASRGSAFGPGAAFGAGGDEPQLPPGFELPPGFEKHLGR, encoded by the coding sequence GTGTTCAGCTCCCTGTCCGACCGTCTCACCGCGACCTTCAAGGGCCTGCGGGGCAAGGGCCGGCTCACCGAGGCCGACGTCGACACGACGGTGCGCGAGATCCGCCGCGCGCTGCTCGAGGCCGACGTCGCCCTGCCCGTGGTGCGCGCGTTCACGGGGAGCATCCGCGAGCGCGCCCTGTCCGCGGAGGTCTCGCAGGCGCTGAACCCGGCGCAGCAGATCGTCAAGATCGTCAACGAGGAGCTCATCGGCGTCCTCGGGGGCCAGACGCGCCGCCTGCGCTTCGCCAAGAACCCGCCGACCGTGATCATGCTCGCGGGCCTGCAGGGCGCCGGCAAGACCACGCTGGCCGGCAAGCTCGGCAAGCACCTCAAGGACACCGGGCACACCCCGCTCCTCGTCGCCTGCGACCTCCAGCGCCCCAACGCCGTCACCCAGCTGCAGGTGGTCGGCCAGCGCGCCGGCGTGGAGGTCTTCGCCCCCGAGCCGGGCAACGGCGTCGGGAACCCCGTCGAGGTGGCGCGCCGAGGCGTCGAGCACGCCCGCGACAAGCAGTACGACGTCGTCGTCGTCGACACCGCCGGCCGCCTCGGGGTCGACGCGGAGATGATGCAGCAGGCCTCCGACATCCGGGAGGCCACGCAGCCCGACGAGGTGCTGTTCGTGGTCGACGCGATGATCGGCCAGGACGCGCTCGCGGTGGCGCAGGCGTTCCAGGAGGGCGTCGACCTCACCGGCGTCGTCCTCACCAAGCTCGACGGCGACGCGCGCGGTGGCGCCGCCCTGTCCGTGGCCACCACCACCGGCCGCCCGGTGCTGTTCGCCTCCACCGGCGAGGGCCTGGCCGACTTCGAGGTCTTCCACCCCGACCGGATGGCCTCGCGCATCCTCGACATGGGTGACGTGCTCACCCTCATCGAGCAGGCCGAGCGCGCCTTCGACGCCAAGGAGAGCGCGGCGCTCGCCAGCCGCTTCGAGGCCGGGGAGGACTTCACCCTCGAGGACTTCCTCACCCAGATGCAGGCCCTCAAGAAGATGGGCCCGCTCAACAAGGTGCTGGGGATGCTGCCCGGCATGGGCGCCATGAAGGACCAGCTCGACGAGCTCGCCAGCGACGGCGCGATGAAGCGCATCGAGGCGATCGTGCGGTCCATGACGCCGCTGGAGCGCCACAACTCCAAGGTGCTCAACGGCTCGCGGCGCGCCCGCATCGCCCGCGGCTCCGGCGTGGAGGTCAGCGAGGTCAACCAGCTCATCGACAGGTTCACCGAGGCGCAGAAGGTCATGCGCGCCATGCGGGCCAAGGGCGGCGGCGGCCTGGCCGGCGCGCTCGGCGGCATGGGCGGCGGGCCCGGCGGCGGGATGGCCGGCCTCGCGGGCGGCAAGAAGTCGCGCGGGCGCACGCAAGCGCTCCAGGGCAAGAAGTCGAAGGCTGGCAAGTCGGGGAACCCCGCCAAGCGCGCCGAGCAGGAGCGCGCCGCCTCCGAGAAGGCCCTCGCCAGCCGCGGGTCGGCGTTCGGGCCGGGCGCGGCCTTCGGCGCCGGCGGCGACGAGCCGCAGCTGCCGCCGGGCTTCGAGCTGCCGCCGGGCTTCGAGAAGCACCTGGGCCGCTGA
- a CDS encoding ABC transporter substrate-binding protein — translation MLRRPALLLAALAGASALLVAGCAPQDEAAGTGATSADGSASATTTASCSPADLKTLTPGVFTVATDTPAYEPWFSDNDPSNGKGYESAVAYAVAGQLGYSKDKVTWKVGSFNAAIAPGPKDFDVDINQFSITDERKQAVDFSTPYYDVAQAVVTDGASKAASVTDLAGLKDLRLGAQVGTTSYTAITDQIGPSQQPSVFNTNDDAVAALKNGQVDAIVVDLPTAFYMAGAQLDAGKVVGQLETPSGGATDTFGMVLDKGSPLTACVSRAVTTLREDGTLAKLQQEWLDEAAQAPVLK, via the coding sequence GTGCTGCGCCGACCCGCCCTCCTGCTCGCCGCCCTCGCCGGTGCGTCCGCCCTGCTCGTCGCGGGCTGCGCTCCGCAGGACGAGGCTGCGGGGACCGGTGCCACCAGCGCCGACGGCTCCGCCTCGGCGACGACGACGGCGAGCTGCTCCCCGGCCGACCTCAAGACGCTGACGCCGGGGGTGTTCACGGTCGCCACCGACACCCCCGCGTACGAGCCGTGGTTCTCGGACAACGACCCGAGCAACGGCAAGGGCTACGAGTCCGCCGTCGCGTACGCCGTCGCCGGCCAGCTGGGCTACTCCAAGGACAAGGTCACCTGGAAGGTCGGCAGCTTCAACGCCGCCATCGCTCCGGGCCCGAAGGACTTCGACGTCGACATCAACCAGTTCTCCATCACCGACGAGCGCAAGCAGGCCGTCGACTTCTCGACGCCCTACTACGACGTGGCACAGGCCGTGGTCACCGACGGCGCCTCCAAGGCAGCCTCCGTGACGGACCTCGCGGGTCTCAAGGACCTGCGCCTGGGCGCCCAGGTGGGCACCACCAGCTACACCGCCATCACCGACCAGATCGGGCCGTCGCAGCAGCCGAGCGTCTTCAACACCAACGACGACGCCGTCGCCGCGCTGAAGAACGGCCAGGTGGACGCCATCGTCGTCGACCTGCCCACCGCCTTCTACATGGCGGGCGCCCAGCTCGACGCCGGCAAGGTCGTCGGCCAGCTCGAGACGCCCAGCGGCGGCGCCACCGACACCTTCGGCATGGTGCTCGACAAGGGGTCGCCGCTCACCGCGTGCGTGAGCCGCGCCGTCACCACGCTCCGCGAGGACGGCACCCTCGCCAAGCTGCAGCAGGAGTGGCTCGACGAGGCGGCGCAGGCGCCCGTCCTGAAGTGA
- a CDS encoding amidohydrolase family protein → MIHLPGPVLARLDESGEVEVRDGAWVLDGRITFDRPHSTEGADVLDGWVLPGLVDAHCHVGLGPQGPVDAETARRQAETDRDAGALLLRDAGSPADTRWMDDDDAMPRVLRAGRHVARSRRYLRGVGEEVEPEDLVATVSAQARAGDGWVKVVGDWIDRSTGDLSPCWPVEELTRAVEAAHALGARVAVHTFSEQTLPDLLAAGVDCWEHATGLDGETAAAAAAAGVAITPTLVNTARFLEFAAAGAPKFPTYAAHMRALHARRPQAVRDAVDAGVRLLVGTDAGTEMPHGLVADEVAALVAAGLTPLQALGAASWGSRAYLGAPALEEGAPADLLVLPADPREDVEVLRAPRAVVLRGRAVAT, encoded by the coding sequence GTGATCCACCTCCCCGGGCCCGTGCTCGCCCGCCTCGACGAGTCCGGGGAGGTGGAGGTCCGCGACGGCGCCTGGGTGCTCGACGGACGCATCACCTTCGACCGCCCGCACTCCACGGAGGGCGCCGACGTGCTGGACGGCTGGGTGCTGCCCGGCCTCGTCGACGCGCACTGCCACGTCGGCCTCGGACCGCAGGGCCCGGTCGACGCCGAGACCGCCCGCCGCCAGGCCGAGACCGACCGCGACGCCGGCGCGCTGCTGCTGCGCGACGCCGGCTCCCCGGCCGACACCCGCTGGATGGACGACGACGACGCCATGCCCCGCGTGCTGCGCGCCGGCAGGCACGTCGCGCGCTCGCGGCGCTACCTGCGCGGGGTGGGGGAGGAGGTGGAGCCGGAGGACCTCGTGGCCACGGTCTCGGCGCAGGCCCGGGCCGGTGATGGCTGGGTGAAGGTGGTCGGTGACTGGATCGACAGGTCCACGGGCGACCTCTCCCCGTGCTGGCCGGTGGAGGAGCTGACCCGAGCTGTCGAGGCGGCGCACGCCCTCGGCGCACGGGTGGCGGTCCACACCTTCTCCGAGCAGACCCTGCCCGACCTGCTGGCCGCCGGCGTCGACTGCTGGGAGCACGCCACCGGGCTCGACGGCGAGACCGCCGCCGCAGCGGCCGCAGCGGGCGTGGCCATCACCCCCACCCTCGTGAACACCGCTCGGTTCCTCGAGTTCGCCGCCGCAGGTGCACCGAAGTTCCCCACCTACGCCGCCCACATGCGGGCGCTGCACGCCCGGCGCCCCCAGGCCGTGCGCGACGCCGTCGACGCCGGCGTGCGACTGCTCGTCGGCACCGACGCCGGCACGGAGATGCCGCACGGGCTGGTCGCCGACGAGGTCGCCGCCCTGGTGGCCGCCGGGCTCACGCCGCTGCAGGCGCTGGGCGCGGCGAGCTGGGGCTCGCGGGCCTACCTCGGCGCGCCCGCCCTGGAGGAGGGCGCCCCGGCCGACCTCCTCGTGCTGCCGGCCGATCCCCGCGAGGACGTCGAGGTGCTGCGGGCGCCACGCGCGGTGGTGCTGCGGGGACGCGCCGTCGCGACCTGA